The Lycium barbarum isolate Lr01 chromosome 12, ASM1917538v2, whole genome shotgun sequence genome includes a region encoding these proteins:
- the LOC132623321 gene encoding probable inactive dual specificity protein phosphatase-like At4g18593 produces MEAPNNSDVSTDPKPQVIYRCKKCRRIVASAEQVVPHEPGEGQKCFKWKKRSDNPYKESPQCSSIFVEPMKWMEVVEEGSVQDKIQCLGCKARLGNFNWAGMQCNCGAWINPAFQLHKSRLDECHL; encoded by the exons ATGGAAGCACCTAATAACTCTGATGTTAGTACTGATCCAAAACCACAAGTCATATACCGGTGCAAGAAATGTCGAAGGATTGTTGCATCAGCAGAGCAAGTTGTTCCACATGAACCTGGCGAAGGACAAAAATGTTTCAAGTGGAAAAAGAGAAGCGACAATCCCTATAAGGAGTCACCTCAATGCTCCTCTATTTTTGTTGAGCCCATGAAGTGGATGGAAGTTG TAGAAGAAGGTTCTGTGCAAGACAAGATTCAGTGCCTGGGTTGCAAAGCTCGCCTCGGTAACTTCAATTGGGCAGGCATGCAGTGCAACTGTGGAGCATGGATTAACCCTGCATTTCAGCTTCACAAGAGTCGATTAGATGAGTGCCATCTTTAA
- the LOC132624534 gene encoding uncharacterized protein LOC132624534, translating into MAEKEGAIVKKGHEECLQMAISLLEEFGLPMGLLPLADVIEVGFVKNTGYMWILQTKKVEHKFKIISKLVSYDTEINGFIEKKKIKKLKGVKAKELMLWPPVNEISVDDPPSGKIQFKSLAGITKTFPVEAFAAGQ; encoded by the coding sequence ATGGCAGAGAAGGAAGGAGCAATTGTTAAGAAGGGGCATGAGGAATGTTTGCAGATGGCGATTTCTCTACTCGAAGAATTCGGACTCCCAATGGGGCTTCTCCCTCTTGCTGATGTGATCGAAGTTGGATTTGTGAAGAACACAGGGTATATGTGGATCCTGCAAACTAAAAAAGTTGAGCACAAGTTCAAGATTATCAGCAAACTGGTTAGTTATGACACTGAAATAAATGGATTCATTGAGAAGAAGAAAATCAAGAAGCTCAAGGGAGTGAAGGCTAAGGAGTTGATGTTATGGCCTCCAGTTAACGAGATCAGTGTGGATGATCCTCCCAGCGGCAAGATTCAATTCAAGAGTCTTGCTGGCATCACCAAAACTTTCCCAGTTGAAGCTTTTGCTGCTGGCCAGTAA